From the genome of Maniola jurtina chromosome 10, ilManJurt1.1, whole genome shotgun sequence, one region includes:
- the LOC123869235 gene encoding uncharacterized protein LOC123869235 isoform X8, with protein sequence MALQELEEAVAVVVEASVDLPRHTEPHDHLPSTDLLQDFPAAMVPHLARLRVTVPLLNHPARTEHLDPQRPAMVCQLDHQQVMELLKNYRALMESLQALTALHHSDQGAAAAVVVEESHPLMEHLHMAVAVAAAVVEFLPHMVCPHMVVTVVVEAAAAVSLPRMAHHLMAVAAVAEEEFHPRMEFHHMVVAVAEEEEEFHRLMERHLMAVAEVAVESLHPTAPLALAHLALAHSDQEGAFPHLTALLDTVRVDMAQVEAAVEYHHHMVHLLVHTALLRLAHQEVEALLVPLDQEFRPLMVLRRQVQVDLEVESLVLTVRLLSVLQAQEEVFLRHMVLLHLDLMEVVPCLVLMVLRHLAEAVQDLGVVVLEAVDHRLATELPQAVMEPQVVAAEVMALVDIPRGALEAVTVQVVQEVDTVLVVQVVILLVALVEDTPQGVDMVLVAIAPVEVVTLREVQEVDTVLVDLAVIPQEVDTVLVDPAVIPQAEGDMDLVDIPLAVLGVVIALAVLVVTAQGVDTPQEEEVVVVEAMDQEATQRQCQPLSVRVTTLAADMCTKTKFLTQI encoded by the exons ATGGCGCTCCAGGAATTGGAGGAGGCGGTGGCGGTGGTGGTGGAGGCTTCGGTGGACCTTCCTCGTCATACGGAGCCCCACGACCATCTTCCAAGTACGGACCTCCTTCAAGACTTTCCAGCAGCTATGGTGCCCCATCTCGCCCGTCTTCGAGTTACGGTGCCCCTTCTAAACCATCCGGCTCGTACGGAGCACCTAGACCCCCAGCGACCAGCTATGGTGTGCCAACTGGACCATCAACAAGTTATGGAGCTCCTAAAAAACTATCGAGCTCTTATGGAGTCCCTTCAAGCTCTTACGGCGCTCCATCATTCGGATCagggggcggcggcggcggtggtGGTGGAGGAATCTCATCCTCTTATGGAGCACCTTCACATGGCGGTAGcggtggcggcggcggtggTGGAATTTCTTCCTCATATGGTGTGCCCTCACATGGTGGTCACGGTGGTGGtggaggcggcggcggcggtatCTCTTCCTCGTATGGCGCACCATCTCATGGCGGTAGCGGCGGTGGCGGAGGAGGAATTTCATCCTCGTATGGAGTTCCATCACATGGTGGTAGCGGTGGCGGAGGAGGAGGAGGAATTTCATCGTCTTATGGAGCGCCATCTCATGGCGGTAGCGGAGGTGGCGGTGGAATCTCTTCATCCTACGGCGCCCCTAGCTTTGGCTCATCTGGCTCTGGCTCATTCGGATCAGGAGGGGGCATTTCCTCATCTTACGGCGCTCCTGGACACGGTGCGGGTGGACATGGCTCAGGTGGAGGCGGCGGTGGAATATCATCATCATATGGTGCACCTTCTAGTTCATACGGCGCTCCTTCGTTTGGCTCATCAGGAGGTGGAGGCTCTTTTGGTTCCTCTGGATCAGGAATTTCGTCCTCTTATGGTGCTCCGTCGTCAGGTTCAGGTGGATTTGGAGGTGGAATCTCTAGTTCTTACGGTGCGCCTTCTTTCGGTTCTTCAGGCTCAGGAGGAGGTATTTCTTCGTCATATGGTGCTCCTTCATCTGGATCTCATGGAGGTGGTTCCCTGTCTAGTTCTTATGGTGCTCCGTCATCTGGCGGAGGCAGTTCAGGATTTGGGGGTAGTAGTTTTGGAAGCAGTGGACCATCGTCTAGCTACGGAGCTCCCTCAAGCAGTTATGGAGCCCCAAGTGGTGGCGGCGGAGGTCATGGCTCTGGTGGATATTCCTCGG GGGGCTCTGGAGGCGGTTACAGTTCAGGTGGTTCAGGAGGTGGATACAGTTCTGGTGGTTCAGGTGGTTATTCTTCTGGTGGCTCTAGTGGAGGATACTCCTCAGGGGGTGGACATGGTTCTGGTGGCTATAGCTCCGGTGGAGGTGGTTACTCTTCGGGAGGTTCAGGAGGTGGATACAGTTCTGGTGGATCTGGCGGTTATTCCTCAGGAGGTGGACACAGTTCTGGTGGATCCGGCGGTTATTCCTCAGGCGGAGGGGGACATGGATCTGGTGGATATTCCTCTGGCGGTTCTGGGGGTGGTTATAGCTCTGGCGGTTCTGGTGGTTACAGCTCAGGGGGTGGATACTCCTCAGGAGGAGGaggtggtggtggtggaggcCATGGATCAGGAGGCTACTCAGCGGCAGTGCCAGCCACTATCAGTCAGAGTTACGACTCTAGCGGCGGATATGTGTACTAAGACTAAATTTCTAACTCAGATTTAG
- the LOC123869235 gene encoding loricrin isoform X2, with amino-acid sequence MVHLKTMLLGVLLVVTLAAATPRRHNKRDAPLSSSYGAPGIGGGGGGGGGGFGGPSSSYGAPRPSSKYGPPSRLSSSYGAPSRPSSSYGAPSKPSGSYGAPRPPATSYGVPTGPSTSYGAPKKLSSSYGVPSSSYGAPSFGSGGGGGGGGGGISSSYGAPSHGGSGGGGGGGISSSYGVPSHGGHGGGGGGGGGISSSYGAPSHGGSGGGGGGISSSYGVPSHGGSGGGGGGGISSSYGAPSHGGSGGGGGISSSYGAPSFGSSGSGSFGSGGGISSSYGAPGHGAGGHGSGGGGGGISSSYGAPSSSYGAPSFGSSGGGGSFGSSGSGISSSYGAPSSGSGGFGGGISSSYGAPSFGSSGSGGSHGGGSLSSSYGAPSSGGGSSGFGGSSFGSSGPSSSYGAPSSSYGAPSGGGGGHGSGGYSSGGGGGHGSGGYSSGGSGGGYSSGGSGGGYSSGGSGGYSSGGSSGGYSSGGGHGSGGYSSGGGGYSSGGSGGGYSSGGSGGYSSGGGHSSGGSGGYSSGGGGHGSGGYSSGGSGGGYSSGGSGGYSSGGGYSSGGGGGGGGGHGSGGYSAAVPATISQSYDSSGGYVY; translated from the exons CTGCTGGGAGTGCTGTTGGTGGTGACGCTGGCTGCAGCCACACCCCGCAGACACAACAAACGTGatg CACCATTAAGCTCATCCTATGGCGCTCCAGGAATTGGAGGAGGCGGTGGCGGTGGTGGTGGAGGCTTCGGTGGACCTTCCTCGTCATACGGAGCCCCACGACCATCTTCCAAGTACGGACCTCCTTCAAGACTTTCCAGCAGCTATGGTGCCCCATCTCGCCCGTCTTCGAGTTACGGTGCCCCTTCTAAACCATCCGGCTCGTACGGAGCACCTAGACCCCCAGCGACCAGCTATGGTGTGCCAACTGGACCATCAACAAGTTATGGAGCTCCTAAAAAACTATCGAGCTCTTATGGAGTCCCTTCAAGCTCTTACGGCGCTCCATCATTCGGATCagggggcggcggcggcggtggtGGTGGAGGAATCTCATCCTCTTATGGAGCACCTTCACATGGCGGTAGcggtggcggcggcggtggTGGAATTTCTTCCTCATATGGTGTGCCCTCACATGGTGGTCACGGTGGTGGtggaggcggcggcggcggtatCTCTTCCTCGTATGGCGCACCATCTCATGGCGGTAGCGGCGGTGGCGGAGGAGGAATTTCATCCTCGTATGGAGTTCCATCACATGGTGGTAGCGGTGGCGGAGGAGGAGGAGGAATTTCATCGTCTTATGGAGCGCCATCTCATGGCGGTAGCGGAGGTGGCGGTGGAATCTCTTCATCCTACGGCGCCCCTAGCTTTGGCTCATCTGGCTCTGGCTCATTCGGATCAGGAGGGGGCATTTCCTCATCTTACGGCGCTCCTGGACACGGTGCGGGTGGACATGGCTCAGGTGGAGGCGGCGGTGGAATATCATCATCATATGGTGCACCTTCTAGTTCATACGGCGCTCCTTCGTTTGGCTCATCAGGAGGTGGAGGCTCTTTTGGTTCCTCTGGATCAGGAATTTCGTCCTCTTATGGTGCTCCGTCGTCAGGTTCAGGTGGATTTGGAGGTGGAATCTCTAGTTCTTACGGTGCGCCTTCTTTCGGTTCTTCAGGCTCAGGA GGATCTCATGGAGGTGGTTCCCTGTCTAGTTCTTATGGTGCTCCGTCATCTGGCGGAGGCAGTTCAGGATTTGGGGGTAGTAGTTTTGGAAGCAGTGGACCATCGTCTAGCTACGGAGCTCCCTCAAGCAGTTATGGAGCCCCAAGTGGTGGCGGCGGAGGTCATGGCTCTGGTGGATATTCCTCGGGTGGCGGCGGAGGTCACGGTTCTGGTGGATATTCCTCAGGGGGCTCTGGAGGCGGTTACAGTTCAGGTGGTTCAGGAGGTGGATACAGTTCTGGTGGTTCAGGTGGTTATTCTTCTGGTGGCTCTAGTGGAGGATACTCCTCAGGGGGTGGACATGGTTCTGGTGGCTATAGCTCCGGTGGAGGTGGTTACTCTTCGGGAGGTTCAGGAGGTGGATACAGTTCTGGTGGATCTGGCGGTTATTCCTCAGGAGGTGGACACAGTTCTGGTGGATCCGGCGGTTATTCCTCAGGCGGAGGGGGACATGGATCTGGTGGATATTCCTCTGGCGGTTCTGGGGGTGGTTATAGCTCTGGCGGTTCTGGTGGTTACAGCTCAGGGGGTGGATACTCCTCAGGAGGAGGaggtggtggtggtggaggcCATGGATCAGGAGGCTACTCAGCGGCAGTGCCAGCCACTATCAGTCAGAGTTACGACTCTAGCGGCGGATATGTGTACTAA
- the LOC123869235 gene encoding uncharacterized protein LOC123869235 isoform X5, translating into MALQELEEAVAVVVEASVDLPRHTEPHDHLPSTDLLQDFPAAMVPHLARLRVTVPLLNHPARTEHLDPQRPAMVCQLDHQQVMELLKNYRALMESLQALTALHHSDQGAAAAVVVEESHPLMEHLHMAVAVAAAVVEFLPHMVCPHMVVTVVVEAAAAVSLPRMAHHLMAVAAVAEEEFHPRMEFHHMVVAVAEEEEEFHRLMERHLMAVAEVAVESLHPTAPLALAHLALAHSDQEGAFPHLTALLDTVRVDMAQVEAAVEYHHHMVHLLVHTALLRLAHQEVEALLVPLDQEFRPLMVLRRQVQVDLEVESLVLTVRLLSVLQAQEEVFLRHMVLLHLDLMEVVPCLVLMVLRHLAEAVQDLGVVVLEAVDHRLATELPQAVMEPQVVAAEVMALVDIPRVAAEVTVLVDIPQGALEAVTVQVVQEVDTVLVVQVVILLVALVEDTPQGVDMVLVAIAPVEVVTLREVQEVDTVLVDLAVIPQEVDTVLVDPAVIPQAEGDMDLVDIPLAVLGVVIALAVLVVTAQGVDTPQEEEVVVVEAMDQEATQRQCQPLSVRVTTLAADMCTKTKFLTQI; encoded by the coding sequence ATGGCGCTCCAGGAATTGGAGGAGGCGGTGGCGGTGGTGGTGGAGGCTTCGGTGGACCTTCCTCGTCATACGGAGCCCCACGACCATCTTCCAAGTACGGACCTCCTTCAAGACTTTCCAGCAGCTATGGTGCCCCATCTCGCCCGTCTTCGAGTTACGGTGCCCCTTCTAAACCATCCGGCTCGTACGGAGCACCTAGACCCCCAGCGACCAGCTATGGTGTGCCAACTGGACCATCAACAAGTTATGGAGCTCCTAAAAAACTATCGAGCTCTTATGGAGTCCCTTCAAGCTCTTACGGCGCTCCATCATTCGGATCagggggcggcggcggcggtggtGGTGGAGGAATCTCATCCTCTTATGGAGCACCTTCACATGGCGGTAGcggtggcggcggcggtggTGGAATTTCTTCCTCATATGGTGTGCCCTCACATGGTGGTCACGGTGGTGGtggaggcggcggcggcggtatCTCTTCCTCGTATGGCGCACCATCTCATGGCGGTAGCGGCGGTGGCGGAGGAGGAATTTCATCCTCGTATGGAGTTCCATCACATGGTGGTAGCGGTGGCGGAGGAGGAGGAGGAATTTCATCGTCTTATGGAGCGCCATCTCATGGCGGTAGCGGAGGTGGCGGTGGAATCTCTTCATCCTACGGCGCCCCTAGCTTTGGCTCATCTGGCTCTGGCTCATTCGGATCAGGAGGGGGCATTTCCTCATCTTACGGCGCTCCTGGACACGGTGCGGGTGGACATGGCTCAGGTGGAGGCGGCGGTGGAATATCATCATCATATGGTGCACCTTCTAGTTCATACGGCGCTCCTTCGTTTGGCTCATCAGGAGGTGGAGGCTCTTTTGGTTCCTCTGGATCAGGAATTTCGTCCTCTTATGGTGCTCCGTCGTCAGGTTCAGGTGGATTTGGAGGTGGAATCTCTAGTTCTTACGGTGCGCCTTCTTTCGGTTCTTCAGGCTCAGGAGGAGGTATTTCTTCGTCATATGGTGCTCCTTCATCTGGATCTCATGGAGGTGGTTCCCTGTCTAGTTCTTATGGTGCTCCGTCATCTGGCGGAGGCAGTTCAGGATTTGGGGGTAGTAGTTTTGGAAGCAGTGGACCATCGTCTAGCTACGGAGCTCCCTCAAGCAGTTATGGAGCCCCAAGTGGTGGCGGCGGAGGTCATGGCTCTGGTGGATATTCCTCGGGTGGCGGCGGAGGTCACGGTTCTGGTGGATATTCCTCAGGGGGCTCTGGAGGCGGTTACAGTTCAGGTGGTTCAGGAGGTGGATACAGTTCTGGTGGTTCAGGTGGTTATTCTTCTGGTGGCTCTAGTGGAGGATACTCCTCAGGGGGTGGACATGGTTCTGGTGGCTATAGCTCCGGTGGAGGTGGTTACTCTTCGGGAGGTTCAGGAGGTGGATACAGTTCTGGTGGATCTGGCGGTTATTCCTCAGGAGGTGGACACAGTTCTGGTGGATCCGGCGGTTATTCCTCAGGCGGAGGGGGACATGGATCTGGTGGATATTCCTCTGGCGGTTCTGGGGGTGGTTATAGCTCTGGCGGTTCTGGTGGTTACAGCTCAGGGGGTGGATACTCCTCAGGAGGAGGaggtggtggtggtggaggcCATGGATCAGGAGGCTACTCAGCGGCAGTGCCAGCCACTATCAGTCAGAGTTACGACTCTAGCGGCGGATATGTGTACTAAGACTAAATTTCTAACTCAGATTTAG
- the LOC123869235 gene encoding uncharacterized protein LOC123869235 isoform X9 — MALQELEEAVAVVVEASVDLPRHTEPHDHLPSTDLLQDFPAAMVPHLARLRVTVPLLNHPARTEHLDPQRPAMVCQLDHQQVMELLKNYRALMESLQALTALHHSDQGAAAAVVVEESHPLMEHLHMAVAVAAAVVEFLPHMVCPHMVVTVVVEAAAAVSLPRMAHHLMAVAAVAEEEFHPRMEFHHMVVAVAEEEEEFHRLMERHLMAVAEVAVESLHPTAPLALAHLALAHSDQEGAFPHLTALLDTVRVDMAQVEAAVEYHHHMVHLLVHTALLRLAHQEVEALLVPLDQEFRPLMVLRRQVQVDLEVESLVLTVRLLSVLQAQEEVFLRHMVLLHLDLMEVVPCLVLMVLRHLAEAVQDLGVVVLEAVDHRLATELPQAVMEPQVVAAEVMALVDIPRVAAEVTVLVDIPQGALEAVTVQVVQEVDTVLVVQVVILLVALVEDTPQGVDMVLVAIAPVEVVTLREVDTVLVDPAVIPQAEGDMDLVDIPLAVLGVVIALAVLVVTAQGVDTPQEEEVVVVEAMDQEATQRQCQPLSVRVTTLAADMCTKTKFLTQI, encoded by the exons ATGGCGCTCCAGGAATTGGAGGAGGCGGTGGCGGTGGTGGTGGAGGCTTCGGTGGACCTTCCTCGTCATACGGAGCCCCACGACCATCTTCCAAGTACGGACCTCCTTCAAGACTTTCCAGCAGCTATGGTGCCCCATCTCGCCCGTCTTCGAGTTACGGTGCCCCTTCTAAACCATCCGGCTCGTACGGAGCACCTAGACCCCCAGCGACCAGCTATGGTGTGCCAACTGGACCATCAACAAGTTATGGAGCTCCTAAAAAACTATCGAGCTCTTATGGAGTCCCTTCAAGCTCTTACGGCGCTCCATCATTCGGATCagggggcggcggcggcggtggtGGTGGAGGAATCTCATCCTCTTATGGAGCACCTTCACATGGCGGTAGcggtggcggcggcggtggTGGAATTTCTTCCTCATATGGTGTGCCCTCACATGGTGGTCACGGTGGTGGtggaggcggcggcggcggtatCTCTTCCTCGTATGGCGCACCATCTCATGGCGGTAGCGGCGGTGGCGGAGGAGGAATTTCATCCTCGTATGGAGTTCCATCACATGGTGGTAGCGGTGGCGGAGGAGGAGGAGGAATTTCATCGTCTTATGGAGCGCCATCTCATGGCGGTAGCGGAGGTGGCGGTGGAATCTCTTCATCCTACGGCGCCCCTAGCTTTGGCTCATCTGGCTCTGGCTCATTCGGATCAGGAGGGGGCATTTCCTCATCTTACGGCGCTCCTGGACACGGTGCGGGTGGACATGGCTCAGGTGGAGGCGGCGGTGGAATATCATCATCATATGGTGCACCTTCTAGTTCATACGGCGCTCCTTCGTTTGGCTCATCAGGAGGTGGAGGCTCTTTTGGTTCCTCTGGATCAGGAATTTCGTCCTCTTATGGTGCTCCGTCGTCAGGTTCAGGTGGATTTGGAGGTGGAATCTCTAGTTCTTACGGTGCGCCTTCTTTCGGTTCTTCAGGCTCAGGAGGAGGTATTTCTTCGTCATATGGTGCTCCTTCATCTGGATCTCATGGAGGTGGTTCCCTGTCTAGTTCTTATGGTGCTCCGTCATCTGGCGGAGGCAGTTCAGGATTTGGGGGTAGTAGTTTTGGAAGCAGTGGACCATCGTCTAGCTACGGAGCTCCCTCAAGCAGTTATGGAGCCCCAAGTGGTGGCGGCGGAGGTCATGGCTCTGGTGGATATTCCTCGGGTGGCGGCGGAGGTCACGGTTCTGGTGGATATTCCTCAGGGGGCTCTGGAGGCGGTTACAGTTCAGGTGGTTCAGGAGGTGGATACAGTTCTGGTGGTTCAGGTGGTTATTCTTCTGGTGGCTCTAGTGGAGGATACTCCTCAGGGGGTGGACATGGTTCTGGTGGCTATAGCTCCGGTGGAGGTGGTTACTCTTCGGGAG GTGGACACAGTTCTGGTGGATCCGGCGGTTATTCCTCAGGCGGAGGGGGACATGGATCTGGTGGATATTCCTCTGGCGGTTCTGGGGGTGGTTATAGCTCTGGCGGTTCTGGTGGTTACAGCTCAGGGGGTGGATACTCCTCAGGAGGAGGaggtggtggtggtggaggcCATGGATCAGGAGGCTACTCAGCGGCAGTGCCAGCCACTATCAGTCAGAGTTACGACTCTAGCGGCGGATATGTGTACTAAGACTAAATTTCTAACTCAGATTTAG
- the LOC123869235 gene encoding uncharacterized protein LOC123869235 isoform X10 produces MALQELEEAVAVVVEASVDLPRHTEPHDHLPSTDLLQDFPAAMVPHLARLRVTVPLLNHPARTEHLDPQRPAMVCQLDHQQVMELLKNYRALMESLQALTALHHSDQGAAAAVVVEESHPLMEHLHMAVAVAAAVVEFLPHMVCPHMVVTVVVEAAAAVSLPRMAHHLMAVAAVAEEEFHPRMEFHHMVVAVAEEEEEFHRLMERHLMAVAEVAVESLHPTAPLALAHLALAHSDQEGAFPHLTALLDTVRVDMAQVEAAVEYHHHMVHLLVHTALLRLAHQEVEALLVPLDQEFRPLMVLRRQVQVDLEVESLVLTVRLLSVLQAQEEVFLRHMVLLHLDLMEVVPCLVLMVLRHLAEAVQDLGVVVLEAVDHRLATELPQAVMEPQVVAAEVMALVDIPRVAAEVTVLVDIPQGALEAVTVQVVQEVDTVLVVQVVILLEVDTVLVDLAVIPQEVDTVLVDPAVIPQAEGDMDLVDIPLAVLGVVIALAVLVVTAQGVDTPQEEEVVVVEAMDQEATQRQCQPLSVRVTTLAADMCTKTKFLTQI; encoded by the exons ATGGCGCTCCAGGAATTGGAGGAGGCGGTGGCGGTGGTGGTGGAGGCTTCGGTGGACCTTCCTCGTCATACGGAGCCCCACGACCATCTTCCAAGTACGGACCTCCTTCAAGACTTTCCAGCAGCTATGGTGCCCCATCTCGCCCGTCTTCGAGTTACGGTGCCCCTTCTAAACCATCCGGCTCGTACGGAGCACCTAGACCCCCAGCGACCAGCTATGGTGTGCCAACTGGACCATCAACAAGTTATGGAGCTCCTAAAAAACTATCGAGCTCTTATGGAGTCCCTTCAAGCTCTTACGGCGCTCCATCATTCGGATCagggggcggcggcggcggtggtGGTGGAGGAATCTCATCCTCTTATGGAGCACCTTCACATGGCGGTAGcggtggcggcggcggtggTGGAATTTCTTCCTCATATGGTGTGCCCTCACATGGTGGTCACGGTGGTGGtggaggcggcggcggcggtatCTCTTCCTCGTATGGCGCACCATCTCATGGCGGTAGCGGCGGTGGCGGAGGAGGAATTTCATCCTCGTATGGAGTTCCATCACATGGTGGTAGCGGTGGCGGAGGAGGAGGAGGAATTTCATCGTCTTATGGAGCGCCATCTCATGGCGGTAGCGGAGGTGGCGGTGGAATCTCTTCATCCTACGGCGCCCCTAGCTTTGGCTCATCTGGCTCTGGCTCATTCGGATCAGGAGGGGGCATTTCCTCATCTTACGGCGCTCCTGGACACGGTGCGGGTGGACATGGCTCAGGTGGAGGCGGCGGTGGAATATCATCATCATATGGTGCACCTTCTAGTTCATACGGCGCTCCTTCGTTTGGCTCATCAGGAGGTGGAGGCTCTTTTGGTTCCTCTGGATCAGGAATTTCGTCCTCTTATGGTGCTCCGTCGTCAGGTTCAGGTGGATTTGGAGGTGGAATCTCTAGTTCTTACGGTGCGCCTTCTTTCGGTTCTTCAGGCTCAGGAGGAGGTATTTCTTCGTCATATGGTGCTCCTTCATCTGGATCTCATGGAGGTGGTTCCCTGTCTAGTTCTTATGGTGCTCCGTCATCTGGCGGAGGCAGTTCAGGATTTGGGGGTAGTAGTTTTGGAAGCAGTGGACCATCGTCTAGCTACGGAGCTCCCTCAAGCAGTTATGGAGCCCCAAGTGGTGGCGGCGGAGGTCATGGCTCTGGTGGATATTCCTCGGGTGGCGGCGGAGGTCACGGTTCTGGTGGATATTCCTCAGGGGGCTCTGGAGGCGGTTACAGTTCAGGTGGTTCAGGAGGTGGATACAGTTCTGGTGGTTCAGGTGGTTATTCTTCTG GAGGTGGATACAGTTCTGGTGGATCTGGCGGTTATTCCTCAGGAGGTGGACACAGTTCTGGTGGATCCGGCGGTTATTCCTCAGGCGGAGGGGGACATGGATCTGGTGGATATTCCTCTGGCGGTTCTGGGGGTGGTTATAGCTCTGGCGGTTCTGGTGGTTACAGCTCAGGGGGTGGATACTCCTCAGGAGGAGGaggtggtggtggtggaggcCATGGATCAGGAGGCTACTCAGCGGCAGTGCCAGCCACTATCAGTCAGAGTTACGACTCTAGCGGCGGATATGTGTACTAAGACTAAATTTCTAACTCAGATTTAG
- the LOC123869235 gene encoding uncharacterized protein LOC123869235 isoform X7, translating into MALQELEEAVAVVVEASVDLPRHTEPHDHLPSTDLLQDFPAAMVPHLARLRVTVPLLNHPARTEHLDPQRPAMVCQLDHQQVMELLKNYRALMESLQALTALHHSDQGAAAAVVVEESHPLMEHLHMAVAVAAAVVEFLPHMVCPHMVVTVVVEAAAAVSLPRMAHHLMAVAAVAEEEFHPRMEFHHMVVAVAEEEEEFHRLMERHLMAVAEVAVESLHPTAPLALAHLALAHSDQEGAFPHLTALLDTVRVDMAQVEAAVEYHHHMVHLLVHTALLRLAHQEVEALLVPLDQEFRPLMVLRRQVQVDLEVESLVLTVRLLSVLQAQEDLMEVVPCLVLMVLRHLAEAVQDLGVVVLEAVDHRLATELPQAVMEPQVVAAEVMALVDIPRVAAEVTVLVDIPQGALEAVTVQVVQEVDTVLVVQVVILLVALVEDTPQGVDMVLVAIAPVEVVTLREVQEVDTVLVDLAVIPQEVDTVLVDPAVIPQAEGDMDLVDIPLAVLGVVIALAVLVVTAQGVDTPQEEEVVVVEAMDQEATQRQCQPLSVRVTTLAADMCTKTKFLTQI; encoded by the exons ATGGCGCTCCAGGAATTGGAGGAGGCGGTGGCGGTGGTGGTGGAGGCTTCGGTGGACCTTCCTCGTCATACGGAGCCCCACGACCATCTTCCAAGTACGGACCTCCTTCAAGACTTTCCAGCAGCTATGGTGCCCCATCTCGCCCGTCTTCGAGTTACGGTGCCCCTTCTAAACCATCCGGCTCGTACGGAGCACCTAGACCCCCAGCGACCAGCTATGGTGTGCCAACTGGACCATCAACAAGTTATGGAGCTCCTAAAAAACTATCGAGCTCTTATGGAGTCCCTTCAAGCTCTTACGGCGCTCCATCATTCGGATCagggggcggcggcggcggtggtGGTGGAGGAATCTCATCCTCTTATGGAGCACCTTCACATGGCGGTAGcggtggcggcggcggtggTGGAATTTCTTCCTCATATGGTGTGCCCTCACATGGTGGTCACGGTGGTGGtggaggcggcggcggcggtatCTCTTCCTCGTATGGCGCACCATCTCATGGCGGTAGCGGCGGTGGCGGAGGAGGAATTTCATCCTCGTATGGAGTTCCATCACATGGTGGTAGCGGTGGCGGAGGAGGAGGAGGAATTTCATCGTCTTATGGAGCGCCATCTCATGGCGGTAGCGGAGGTGGCGGTGGAATCTCTTCATCCTACGGCGCCCCTAGCTTTGGCTCATCTGGCTCTGGCTCATTCGGATCAGGAGGGGGCATTTCCTCATCTTACGGCGCTCCTGGACACGGTGCGGGTGGACATGGCTCAGGTGGAGGCGGCGGTGGAATATCATCATCATATGGTGCACCTTCTAGTTCATACGGCGCTCCTTCGTTTGGCTCATCAGGAGGTGGAGGCTCTTTTGGTTCCTCTGGATCAGGAATTTCGTCCTCTTATGGTGCTCCGTCGTCAGGTTCAGGTGGATTTGGAGGTGGAATCTCTAGTTCTTACGGTGCGCCTTCTTTCGGTTCTTCAGGCTCAGGA GGATCTCATGGAGGTGGTTCCCTGTCTAGTTCTTATGGTGCTCCGTCATCTGGCGGAGGCAGTTCAGGATTTGGGGGTAGTAGTTTTGGAAGCAGTGGACCATCGTCTAGCTACGGAGCTCCCTCAAGCAGTTATGGAGCCCCAAGTGGTGGCGGCGGAGGTCATGGCTCTGGTGGATATTCCTCGGGTGGCGGCGGAGGTCACGGTTCTGGTGGATATTCCTCAGGGGGCTCTGGAGGCGGTTACAGTTCAGGTGGTTCAGGAGGTGGATACAGTTCTGGTGGTTCAGGTGGTTATTCTTCTGGTGGCTCTAGTGGAGGATACTCCTCAGGGGGTGGACATGGTTCTGGTGGCTATAGCTCCGGTGGAGGTGGTTACTCTTCGGGAGGTTCAGGAGGTGGATACAGTTCTGGTGGATCTGGCGGTTATTCCTCAGGAGGTGGACACAGTTCTGGTGGATCCGGCGGTTATTCCTCAGGCGGAGGGGGACATGGATCTGGTGGATATTCCTCTGGCGGTTCTGGGGGTGGTTATAGCTCTGGCGGTTCTGGTGGTTACAGCTCAGGGGGTGGATACTCCTCAGGAGGAGGaggtggtggtggtggaggcCATGGATCAGGAGGCTACTCAGCGGCAGTGCCAGCCACTATCAGTCAGAGTTACGACTCTAGCGGCGGATATGTGTACTAAGACTAAATTTCTAACTCAGATTTAG